cctgcatggagcctgcttctccctctccctcccctgtgtctctgcctctctctctctctctcatgaatgaataaataaaatctttaaaaaattttttttcattttgtgggcagcccaggtggctcagcggtttagtgccgtctttagcacagggcctgatcctggagacccaggatcaagtcccacgtcaggcttcctgcatggagcctgcttctccctctgcctctctctctgtctctaataaataaataaaatcttttttaaaaaatctcattttctgtACCACAGGAGAGTACATGGAAGGTGCAGAACAATATCTTTCACATGTGGCGATACTACAACTTTGCCCGCATGAGGAAGATGGCTGACTTTTTCCTTCTCCAATCAAACTATAACTATGTGAACTGGTGGTCAACAGCTCAGAGCCTTGTTATTGTTCTTTCTGGAATCCTGCAGCTGTATTTCTTGAAGCGTCTCTTCAATGTCCCAAAGACTACAGACACAAAAAAGCCAAGATGCTAAGCCACAATGACTACAGCACCCTAGCTCTTTTCTTCTGGGGCAGAAGCTTTGTCAAAGCTTCAGTCAAATGAGCTTTATAaagttattggaaaaaaaatcaatttatcttGTTAGAACATCTTAGTCTAttactttcctttcctctccaatTTGCCTCGAGATGGCAATAAAATAATGTGCAACTTTTGATATTAGCTATTACTAAAGTGTGTACTAAATGCTACCATCAAAATACTATTCTTCATGCAGCAGTCCCTTAACCTTTACTAAGTCTATCTAGAGGGTTAAACAGAACCTTGGGAGGGAgaagagttgaaaaaaaatgggacaaaaaCATATAAATCTCAGTTTACATATTGCATACAAaaacatgggttttttttttgtatttgaaaattttatttttagagatgtcacctttggaatttaaaataagcaggaaaaaaggcaatgtatttaaagaaatgttttaaatacaggcagtttcttaaaacttggtagaatttttcaatttttaaaaaacattttaataatttcaaaaataattttggcagGCATGGGCAAGGATAGAGGAGCTGAATTATTTCAGTGTCTGATTAGCGCTTTCTGTCTAGTCCAGTCAGGTAAGTAAAGGTTTGTAAGggaaattacattttaagaaatcatgGTGATGAAAATAACATTAGCCTAGGACCATAAACATCTAaggaaaagaataagaaccaaaatatataatcaaactATACTCATGAGACCCTATCCTTAGTATCCTTAGTAACAGAAATATCCAGTACATGCAATATAAAAGTAATTCTTTCCATTTAATATGTAACATGAGCCAGGCACCGggctaagtgctttataaacatGATTTGTAATTCTAAAAACCATTCTTAGGTAGATGGTTAAAGctgttttttgaaagaaaaaaaaaataagcttatcAAAGTTTAATGATGCCTCCAAAGTCATACAGCTGCTAGGTGTCAGAACTGGGGTTTGAATCCAAGGTTTTCTGGCACACCACACAGCATCTACTATATAGAAAATtagcagaaaaaattaaattactttatccaaatttcatttgtaaaatctcACATGTGACCTACCATTCTAATATGGCAGTATCTAACTttcatggaattaaaaaataatgaagaaaatctaTTGTGGTCTTATCATGAGTTTGGAAAATAGTGTTATCACAGATAACAATAAGCTAGCTATTCTTGTCCTCGGCTCGAATGACTTAGAACCTGTTACTCAAAACAAGCAGCCCTCGATTCAAATATAAAACACAGTATTCTTTTTAGTCACAAAGATCTGAAACACGATTTTTGAGCCATTTCCGTGTAAGAATCCAACCTGCATCGTCCGTAATAGTGAGAATATTAAACTAAGAAGTCCCTGAAGAAGTCAGtgttgacaaaattcaacatgatGATGGAGCCTACACAGACACAGGAAACAAAGCTAGGCCCTTCCACACAGCCATAAGTCCTTGCGATGATTTCGTTTTAAGTCAATGTCTCTTCATGCCGCACATATTCCCCAATGTCTGCTTGATGAAATACCACAATCGCCATGGGGTCTACTTTCCTGCAGTCTTGTGTAGACTTTGCTGCCACCCCAAAACCCTGGGATTCAAAAGAAGAGACACTGATTGACTCGAGTCATTCAAAAGGCACGCAATGAGGGATAGAAATAATCAAGAAACGATCAAAAATATATAGTTCTTTAAGAAATTCGAAAGGTGCTGAGAATTTAGTCTCTGAAGCGCACAGATTGAATATACATCCTTCTTGATTAAAAAGATGCTCGGTTTTTATAACAGCTACCATCTCTACTCACCAAAGGGACGTCTGCCATGGAGTACACCACCACTCCCTGGTACTGGCAAGTATTTTCAGTGATTCGACCCAGTCCCGATTTCAACACATGGTTCCCATACAGGAAAGACTGCTCTGCTCCAGGCTTTATCCACACTTTatactaacaaaacaaaacaaaacgattAAATCCAAGAGACCTTAAAAAGCGAACTGCCGTATCCCTGCAGATAAGCCAGCTGCTGAATTTGGGGCTGATTTCCTGAAAGCATCttaggagaagaaagagggatgGTCGGGTCATCTCAAATGGTTCACTCCCTCAACAGACCTGCCAGGCGGCTCTTCAACTCTGCGACTCACGGACTAGTTACGAGCTCTTTTTCCGGATCCCACCAGGCTCTCGCCAAAGACACCGATTTGCTTTTCTGGGGAGCCGTCTGCCCCGGCGTTCCTCCTCCGCTGGCCCCAACTGCAGCGGGGCGGCCTCAGGCGTCCCAGCCGCAGCCCCGCCAGGCGCACGCAGCAAGCCAAGCCCGGCAACCCCTCCGCTTGCCGGCACCGACCCGCACTGCCGGGGCCCGCGGCGGAAAGCTGCCCGAGGACCCGCCCTCCGACGAGGCCCTCACCGCGGACTCCTTCCTCCCCAGGGCCGACGCGGTGCCACCCCACACACCTTGGCATAGGGTGCGAGGTAGTCCAGAGCTGTGATGTGTAACCGGAATCTGTGACTCTTGGTGAATTTCCCGAAGCAGGTCCCCAGCGACACCAGCTTGTCCCCAGAGATGTTGGCGGCCAACTTCAGGATCTTCTCACTGAAGGGGTGAGGGGGAAGGAGGCGTCGAcgagggcggcggggggcgcgtcCTCCCGGCCCGCTGCGCCCGGCCGCGCCGCCTCACCTCACGTAGTACACGCGGTCGTTGTGCAGCCTGAAACAGTACGTGCCGTCCGGCCTGTCCACCAGCAGCTGGAGATTCTCGCCGATGCTGAAGGCAAACGGGGCCCTGCGGTCAGCGCCCCGCTCCCCCACGCCCTTCCCGGCCACGCACGCATCTCCCTGCCCCTCCGCGCGCCCTTACTATTTCGCCATCTTCTCAAACATCACGCGGGTCTCCTCTTCAGTCAGAGGCCGCATGTTGCCGCCGGGTCGCAGCGCCGGATCAGCCGGCCCCGGGGCCGGAAGCGGAAGTCGGCcgccgctccccgcgcccgcgccccggcccgccGGCCCGCCGGGGAGGAGAGCCGGGCGGACGCGCCCCCCGGGCCGCTTCCGGCCCCAGGCTCCGAGCCAGCGCCCCCGCCGGGCCGGAGGGGAAGTGACGCTGCTGCCGGAAGATGGCGGCGCCGGCCACGGTCGCTTCGCCAGCCACGGCCTCGGCCGCGCTGACGGCCGCCGCAGCGGCTCTCGGGGAGGTGGAGGATGAGGGGCTCCTGGCGTCGCTGTTCCGGGACCGCTTCCCCGAGGCCCAGTGGCGGGAGCGCCCCGACGTGGGCCGCTACCTCCGGGAGTTGAGCGGCTCGGGGCTGGAGCGGCTGCGGCGCGAGCCCGAGCGCCTGGCGGAGGAGCGAGCGCAGCTGCTGCAGCAGACGCGCGACCTGGCCTTCGCCAACTACAAGACCTTCATCCGCGGCGCCGAGTGCACCGAGCGCATCCACCGCCTCTTCGGCGACGTGGAGTCGTCCCTCGGCCGCCTGCTCGGCCGCCTGCCGGGCTTCCAGCAGAGCTGCAGGTGCGGCGGGCCCGGCCCTCGGGGCTTGTAGCCATCGGAGTAGCTGACGCTCCGCTAGCGCTTCCCCCGGGGCGGGCTCTCCCCGAGcgttttaaaaattcctttaaaccGCGCGCCTGCGTTCAAGGTAGGTGCAGTTATGCCCATTTCGTGTATGAGGACGTTGGACAGCCGAGGGCACGGCTGTAAGCTTCCAAGTCGGAATGGGGAGCCGCAGCACGTCCCGCCCCGCGGGACCGTCGTACGAGAGCAGCCGCGCAAAGCACCTCCACTGGGCCGGACGTAGCTGACCCTGCACGTCCCCGCCGTGGTCCACACGCAGGCGGCCCAGACTTTCACGGACGGGAGGCTGACCACAAAGTCTTTGCGCCTGGAGCAGTAGCAGTTATCAAAAAAGTCTctccttttacttatttatttagattttacttatttattcgtgacacacacacacacacacacacaggcagagacaggagagaagcaggctccacgcagggagcccgacgtgggacccgatccccggtctccaggatcacaccctgggctgaaggcaggtgctaaaccgctgagccacccaggcatccccgaagTCTCTCCTTTTAAAGCCACATTCTGCCTCTCTAGATCCTTAGCCTGTTATCATTAATTCTGCTTTTCAGCCTTTAACGATAAAAGTTCAAGTTTTGAGTCCTGGGATATTTCCTCCGGAATAGGTGGGGGGACCTCATAAAGCAGGTCTCTGCAATTACGGAGAAGTGAAGACTGGAAATAAAAGTTGAACAGCAGCCTAAGAGATTGAGGGAACTTGAGGGTAAGGTTGTAGCTTCTGAGCTGGTTAGTGATCACAAAAAAAGTAGCTAAGATTAACATTTACTGTGCGTCAGGTTCTGTGTTAAAGCGGAAGTCGGCCGCTGGCCTCCCTAGCGGCCTTGCGGTGGCTCCCCACGCCCGCGCCCCCAGCCCGGCGGCTGATGCTATATAcatcatcttatttaatcctcccaTCCTTATGAGGTGGGTGCTAGTActattttaccaatgaggaaaaaGTTCAGAGAGCTTGAGTACCTTGCCACTGCCAGTTAAGTGGCAGATCCGGGTTCACATA
The Vulpes lagopus strain Blue_001 chromosome 10, ASM1834538v1, whole genome shotgun sequence genome window above contains:
- the NIP7 gene encoding 60S ribosome subunit biogenesis protein NIP7 homolog encodes the protein MRPLTEEETRVMFEKMAKYIGENLQLLVDRPDGTYCFRLHNDRVYYVSEKILKLAANISGDKLVSLGTCFGKFTKSHRFRLHITALDYLAPYAKYKVWIKPGAEQSFLYGNHVLKSGLGRITENTCQYQGVVVYSMADVPLGFGVAAKSTQDCRKVDPMAIVVFHQADIGEYVRHEETLT